One Ardenticatenales bacterium genomic region harbors:
- a CDS encoding transposase produces MVDINRFDIQTERVDDIPLIYNSLQKMGIQAIVDSIIVPHGNWQGLTPGWVITIWLIHILVKHTHRMDCVQEWVAKHLLTLGHLTGQLVTPLDFTDDRLALCLRYLQPQSDWAEVESRLGNRLVRVYDLAKKLPERWCARLDGTVGIVNHDPNGSWLFQVGKAKNGLFETLYKMMIGSLDPLGLPLAVDIVPGNRADDPLYIPIYQRIKQTFPGRALLVVGDSKMSALLTRATVANNNDHYLTPLAYLKDEPKLLDELLVGQQEREAQIPLIFLDGALPTNGTAPNAADAVARGFEVSRSRSAIVNKRHVTWQERLLVVRSFSYMQSERDALQKRLDKAEAALRALTPPRQRGKKQIEDEKTLLAAIKRIQKQYKVSGLFVCTTKREVAERPIRAYKDKPARVEKTVRYQLTVQRDLVAIAAAMFKMGWRIYATNAPAVELSLTQAVQAYRSQYVAENIFRRLQGKLLSITPVYVQRDDHAEGLFHLLTLAARVLALGDYVAKEALAEVKEELTGIFPGNPKRGTATPTMERMLQAFEDINLTVFRLGAQVLYQLTPLTGVQERILGLLGIPLTAYTGLAALQSA; encoded by the coding sequence ATGGTAGACATTAACAGGTTCGACATACAGACAGAGCGAGTAGATGACATCCCGCTCATTTACAATTCGCTACAAAAAATGGGCATTCAAGCCATTGTGGATAGCATCATCGTCCCCCATGGCAACTGGCAGGGGTTGACGCCCGGTTGGGTCATTACCATCTGGCTGATACATATCCTGGTCAAGCACACCCACCGGATGGATTGCGTTCAGGAGTGGGTTGCCAAACACTTGTTGACACTGGGACACCTAACTGGGCAACTGGTTACGCCGTTAGATTTCACCGATGACCGGTTAGCCCTTTGTCTGCGGTATCTACAGCCGCAAAGCGACTGGGCTGAGGTCGAAAGTCGCCTGGGCAATCGCCTGGTGCGGGTCTATGACCTGGCCAAGAAACTGCCCGAACGGTGGTGTGCGCGGCTAGATGGCACCGTTGGCATTGTCAACCACGACCCCAACGGGTCGTGGCTGTTCCAGGTTGGCAAAGCCAAGAATGGTTTGTTCGAGACCCTGTACAAAATGATGATCGGCAGCCTCGACCCCTTGGGTTTACCGCTGGCGGTGGATATCGTCCCAGGCAACCGGGCTGATGACCCACTCTACATTCCCATTTACCAGCGCATCAAGCAGACTTTTCCGGGTCGGGCGCTGCTGGTCGTGGGAGATAGCAAGATGAGCGCGCTCCTGACACGCGCCACCGTCGCCAACAACAACGACCACTATTTGACACCCCTGGCCTATCTCAAAGATGAACCCAAGCTGCTCGACGAACTGCTGGTCGGACAGCAAGAGCGGGAAGCCCAGATACCGCTTATCTTTTTGGATGGGGCGCTGCCGACCAATGGCACAGCGCCCAATGCGGCTGATGCGGTGGCGCGGGGTTTTGAAGTCAGCCGGTCGCGCAGCGCCATCGTCAATAAGCGCCACGTCACCTGGCAAGAGCGTTTGCTGGTGGTGCGTTCCTTCAGCTACATGCAGAGTGAACGAGACGCATTACAGAAACGGTTGGATAAAGCCGAAGCCGCTTTACGCGCCCTGACACCGCCACGGCAACGCGGCAAAAAGCAGATAGAAGACGAGAAAACGCTGTTAGCGGCCATCAAGCGCATCCAAAAACAGTACAAAGTGTCCGGCTTATTCGTCTGCACGACTAAACGTGAGGTCGCGGAGCGTCCGATACGCGCCTATAAAGACAAGCCAGCGCGGGTGGAAAAGACGGTGCGCTACCAATTGACCGTACAGCGTGACCTGGTGGCGATTGCCGCGGCCATGTTCAAGATGGGGTGGCGGATTTATGCCACCAACGCGCCCGCTGTCGAGTTGTCATTGACCCAGGCGGTGCAAGCCTATCGCAGCCAGTACGTCGCGGAGAACATCTTTCGTCGTCTGCAAGGCAAGTTGCTCTCCATTACCCCGGTCTATGTGCAGCGTGATGACCATGCCGAAGGACTTTTCCACCTGCTGACCCTGGCAGCCCGGGTATTGGCTCTGGGTGATTACGTGGCTAAAGAGGCGTTGGCGGAGGTCAAAGAGGAATTGACCGGCATTTTTCCGGGTAATCCCAAACGAGGCACCGCCACGCCCACGATGGAGCGCATGCTGCAAGCCTTTGAGGACATCAACTTAACCGTCTTCCGGTTAGGAGCGCAGGTTCTTTACCAATTAACCCCGTTGACCGGTGTGCAAGAACGCATTTTGGGACTCTTGGGCATTCCGTTGACGGCCTACACGGGTTTGGCGGCCCTGCAATCCGCCTAA
- a CDS encoding PD40 domain-containing protein — protein MNGETRLRYCSQCGHPNQTNAAFCGNCGRVLPIPPPPPTQRIPVWLPIVAAALFILVVASFLLWRQNNSQIAALPPATIQIPPSPTRTTPTATPLPTTTPVPTTTPAPSLTPSPTASPPPSPTHTATPTAAPARQPASGSIVFTCYMNQIDQICTIDADGRNLRQLTNLSATSFYASFAPDGQEIVFSSRHAGSFQLYSINSNGGNPRAIGPTHLGGLYAPAISPDGRQIAFTAAQNDEQHIWVMNRDGSGLRQLTTAPTDNQDPTWSPDGRQIAYYSNQSGVNAHYILDLTSGESRRLETGVGSIGGRTDWSPDGQWLAFYAGPRNSRQIYKVHVHTLEVQQLTAESSNLAPSFSPDGQWITFTSYRDGDAEVFIMRSDGSEVTQLTFNGRADWQPRWQR, from the coding sequence ATGAACGGAGAAACCAGACTACGCTACTGCTCCCAATGCGGCCACCCTAATCAAACAAACGCCGCGTTTTGCGGGAATTGTGGTCGCGTACTCCCCATCCCCCCGCCTCCTCCCACGCAACGGATTCCCGTCTGGCTACCGATTGTTGCCGCCGCGCTTTTTATCCTGGTCGTCGCGTCTTTTCTCCTGTGGCGACAAAATAACAGCCAGATAGCCGCGCTGCCCCCCGCAACCATCCAAATACCGCCCAGTCCCACCCGAACAACGCCCACAGCTACCCCTTTACCGACAACGACTCCTGTGCCGACAACGACGCCCGCGCCCAGCTTGACGCCATCCCCAACTGCATCGCCTCCCCCTTCTCCTACCCACACCGCCACGCCCACGGCCGCGCCCGCCCGGCAGCCAGCCTCAGGCAGCATCGTCTTCACCTGCTACATGAATCAGATTGACCAGATTTGCACGATTGACGCCGATGGCCGCAACCTGCGGCAGCTCACAAACCTGTCCGCCACCAGCTTTTACGCCTCTTTCGCTCCCGATGGACAGGAGATCGTTTTCTCTTCGCGTCATGCCGGCAGTTTTCAACTCTACAGTATCAATTCCAACGGCGGCAACCCGCGTGCCATCGGCCCCACCCATCTCGGCGGCCTCTACGCGCCCGCCATCTCCCCCGACGGCCGCCAAATCGCCTTCACCGCGGCCCAAAACGATGAACAACACATCTGGGTCATGAACCGCGACGGCAGCGGGCTGCGCCAACTAACGACCGCCCCCACCGATAACCAGGACCCCACCTGGTCGCCCGATGGCCGCCAGATCGCCTACTATTCCAACCAGTCCGGCGTCAATGCCCATTACATTCTCGACCTGACCAGCGGCGAAAGTCGCCGTCTGGAAACGGGCGTAGGCAGCATTGGCGGGCGCACCGACTGGTCGCCCGACGGTCAATGGCTCGCCTTTTACGCCGGTCCGCGCAACAGCCGCCAGATCTACAAAGTCCACGTTCACACGTTGGAAGTTCAACAACTAACCGCCGAGAGCAGCAACCTGGCCCCGTCTTTTTCGCCCGACGGACAGTGGATCACGTTCACATCCTACCGCGATGGCGACGCGGAAGTTTTCATTATGCGTAGCGACGGTTCGGAAGTGACACAATTGACGTTCAACGGGCGCGCCGATTGGCAGCCCCGCTGGCAACGCTGA
- a CDS encoding DUF5107 domain-containing protein: MKRNIWLLLITLALLSVACRPSVSPLPTRAYLVQVESSATPPIPLTDTSATVTATLIRLPATLTPLATPTLIKTTPTTTAISPTATPIALPSASPPTAATDVRQPVIVPASPTSDTPIPTDSPPPIPTDTSPPVSTNTPLPPVNGVLPYTIEPASPPTSNVGVWTTESTITILTYQFQQAFIPTAPDDSAYPYPRLDFGQVGPPVPQTYRAIHLENGYVGLTILPELGGRLYRWLDKGTGRQLLYQNPVIKPSAWGYRGWWLAAGGIEWAFPVEEHGLNEWRPWNVSVGGTSITVSDIDDRTGMEVGATISLRAGSSAFTIQPYAKNDTEQAHEYQLWLNAMLTLGGNTVSPETEFIVPASQVTIHSSGDGGVPGAGGGMSWPVHGGRAMNFYGNWQGHIGFFFPPNGFAALYDHAAQQGIVRSHAPGWPAGAKFFGPAGYAPSYWTDDNSNYVELWSGATSTFWANGILQPGQSVGWSEQWYPVSHLDGLTYANSAAALRLTENDAGVDVGLAVSSSGQFTVELYAGNQPIATWQISLSPGQAFRSRWTRDRAGELGLKVVDNAGTPIAQTGAIP; encoded by the coding sequence ATGAAACGAAACATCTGGTTGCTCCTCATTACTCTGGCATTACTGTCGGTGGCCTGTCGCCCTTCTGTTTCTCCCCTCCCAACACGAGCCTATTTGGTTCAAGTAGAATCTTCCGCCACGCCTCCGATCCCACTGACGGACACTTCGGCCACGGTGACCGCGACGCTGATTCGTTTGCCGGCAACACTTACACCACTGGCAACGCCAACGCTCATAAAAACGACGCCAACAACCACTGCCATCTCCCCCACCGCAACACCTATCGCACTGCCGTCTGCCTCGCCACCAACCGCCGCCACGGATGTGCGCCAACCGGTAATTGTGCCGGCATCTCCCACATCCGACACCCCCATTCCCACTGACTCGCCGCCGCCCATCCCCACCGACACGTCACCACCCGTTTCCACTAACACCCCTTTGCCGCCAGTCAACGGCGTCCTGCCATACACCATTGAACCCGCCAGTCCGCCGACAAGCAATGTTGGCGTCTGGACCACGGAATCTACCATCACCATTCTCACCTATCAATTCCAGCAAGCCTTCATCCCCACCGCCCCAGACGATTCCGCCTACCCGTATCCGCGGCTGGACTTCGGTCAGGTAGGGCCGCCAGTTCCGCAAACTTATCGTGCCATTCACCTGGAAAACGGTTATGTTGGCCTCACTATTCTGCCTGAACTGGGTGGTCGCCTCTATCGCTGGCTAGACAAAGGCACTGGACGACAACTCTTGTATCAAAATCCGGTCATCAAACCGTCCGCCTGGGGCTATCGTGGCTGGTGGCTGGCCGCCGGCGGCATTGAGTGGGCATTTCCCGTGGAAGAACACGGCCTGAATGAATGGCGACCGTGGAACGTTAGCGTCGGTGGCACCTCTATTACCGTCAGTGATATAGATGACCGCACCGGTATGGAAGTTGGGGCCACGATTTCTTTACGTGCCGGCAGCAGCGCCTTCACCATCCAACCCTATGCGAAAAACGATACGGAACAGGCGCATGAATATCAACTCTGGCTCAATGCAATGCTCACCCTCGGCGGCAATACAGTGTCTCCAGAAACGGAGTTTATCGTGCCGGCATCTCAAGTCACCATTCACTCCAGCGGGGATGGCGGCGTTCCGGGTGCCGGCGGCGGCATGTCCTGGCCCGTTCACGGCGGCCGCGCCATGAACTTTTACGGCAACTGGCAAGGTCACATCGGCTTCTTCTTCCCGCCCAACGGCTTCGCCGCCCTCTACGACCACGCAGCACAGCAAGGCATCGTGCGCAGCCATGCGCCGGGCTGGCCGGCAGGCGCCAAATTCTTCGGACCCGCCGGCTACGCCCCTTCCTATTGGACAGACGATAACAGCAATTACGTTGAGTTATGGAGTGGAGCCACTTCCACCTTCTGGGCCAATGGTATCCTACAACCGGGACAAAGTGTGGGTTGGAGTGAACAATGGTATCCAGTCAGCCATCTGGATGGCCTCACCTATGCCAACAGCGCCGCCGCCCTACGCCTGACGGAAAACGACGCTGGCGTGGATGTCGGCCTGGCCGTGAGCAGTTCTGGGCAGTTTACGGTTGAGCTTTATGCCGGCAACCAACCCATCGCAACCTGGCAAATCTCCCTCTCCCCCGGTCAGGCCTTTCGTAGTCGGTGGACACGAGATCGGGCAGGCGAATTGGGGTTGAAAGTTGTGGACAATGCCGGCACACCAATAGCGCAAACGGGAGCCATTCCATAA
- a CDS encoding zinc ribbon domain-containing protein, with amino-acid sequence MDDLWNRMRSRAGQAAFEAEKMRQITALQLKIRTLRQQGEQAAQQAGTIAYQLYRAGQVTPPALQQACAALDMLETQIATHEQEIEQIRAQQFVVPVTPAVVLICPQGHGTLLPGDSFCQQCGARGVMPASNLCPHCHAPLPPNARFCTVCGNPVAAAAPPPPSTLCPQCRQPITPTIHFCTNCGYDLRQSQTRSTPSPIITTPPSSATDTPTSESWLNEEPTPVPPQLPWTENPALPVPVPSPETEATDDAPTVSSGAQLPLTAIEEIEQPPALPDQTTCPVCGHVVAANVGLCTECGHPLGGQHEEETIENKPASRSCPVCHSVVAPGAVFCTGCGHYLGVVTGDLGEE; translated from the coding sequence ATGGATGATCTATGGAACAGAATGCGTTCGCGCGCAGGTCAGGCGGCTTTCGAAGCGGAAAAAATGCGTCAGATTACGGCGCTGCAACTAAAAATCAGAACGCTGCGGCAGCAAGGTGAGCAGGCCGCCCAACAGGCCGGCACAATTGCCTACCAACTATACCGCGCCGGGCAAGTCACGCCGCCAGCATTGCAACAGGCCTGCGCCGCGCTGGACATGCTGGAAACGCAGATTGCGACCCACGAGCAGGAGATCGAGCAAATTCGGGCGCAGCAATTTGTTGTGCCCGTGACCCCAGCCGTGGTTCTCATTTGCCCGCAAGGGCATGGCACGTTGCTCCCAGGCGACAGTTTTTGTCAGCAGTGCGGCGCGCGCGGCGTGATGCCGGCATCCAACCTCTGCCCCCACTGTCACGCCCCCCTGCCCCCAAACGCCCGCTTCTGCACCGTCTGCGGCAACCCCGTCGCCGCAGCAGCGCCTCCGCCACCCTCCACTTTGTGTCCCCAATGCCGGCAGCCCATCACCCCCACCATCCACTTCTGCACCAACTGCGGCTACGATCTGCGGCAGTCACAAACACGCTCCACGCCTTCCCCTATCATAACAACGCCGCCTTCATCAGCGACAGATACGCCAACATCCGAATCCTGGCTCAACGAGGAGCCGACGCCGGTACCGCCCCAATTACCGTGGACAGAAAACCCGGCCTTACCTGTGCCGGTACCCTCCCCAGAAACCGAGGCCACGGATGATGCGCCAACAGTGTCAAGCGGCGCCCAATTACCCTTGACCGCCATTGAGGAAATCGAACAGCCACCGGCGTTGCCAGATCAGACTACCTGTCCTGTTTGCGGGCACGTTGTCGCCGCCAATGTTGGTTTATGTACCGAGTGTGGACATCCATTGGGAGGGCAGCACGAAGAGGAGACGATTGAAAACAAACCTGCGTCGCGTAGCTGCCCCGTTTGCCATTCGGTCGTAGCGCCTGGAGCCGTTTTTTGCACGGGTTGTGGGCACTACCTGGGTGTTGTTACCGGCGATCTGGGGGAAGAATAG